The proteins below are encoded in one region of Helianthus annuus cultivar XRQ/B chromosome 2, HanXRQr2.0-SUNRISE, whole genome shotgun sequence:
- the LOC110900119 gene encoding zinc finger MYM-type protein 1-like translates to MSTEREKIDFPQTFIGNGDKLRRFNPKWYTEKHGNWLEYSVKTDRVYCLYCYLFKESGQKYAFASEGVQCWHRKEERFESHVGKCNSFHNRVVQKGEDLLKEAQSIPAVQKKPEQNKEYRIRLSTSAILAKGLLNGGLPFRGHDESEASLYRGHFIEFLKLFEQINEEIGKYILSNALKNCQMTASSIQKDICNCFAEEVLKMIFEERGDDERYIGVVHVTETTALSLKSAIDELFAHRNLSLGRVRGQGYDDASNMSGEFNGLKTLILKENSSAYYVHCFAHQLQLVVVALANKHLEICRFFKEITDLINVVGASCKQIDLLRESQRELLALNPEVVIESGNNQEMALTRPGDTRWSSHEKTLLRLLTLYPCVIEVLEYIETSA, encoded by the exons ATGTCAACCGAAAGGGAAAAAATAGATTTTCCACAAACATTTATTGGTAATGGTGATAAGTTAAGACGGTTCAATCCAAAATGGTACACAGAAAAGCATGGAAATTGGTTGGAATACAGTGTCAAAACTGATAGAGTGTATTGCTTATATTGTTACTTATTCAAAGAAAGTGGACAAAAATATGCATTTGCGAGTGAGGGGGTACAATGTTGGCATAGGAAAGAAGAAAGATTCGAAAGTCATGTTGGTAAATGCAATAGTTTTCACAACAGGGTGGTTCAAAAAGGAGAAGACTTACTTAAAGAAGCCCAATCTATACCTGCGGTTCAAAAAAAACCCGAACAAAACAAAGAATATAGAATCCGATTAAGTACTTCAGCTATACTCGCTAAAGGGTTGTTGAATGGCGGGTTACCTTTTCGGGGTCATGATGAATCTGAAGCATCCTTATATAGAGGACATTTCATAGAGTTTTTAAAATTGTTCGAACAAATAAATGAAGAAATTGGAAAGTACATATTAAGTAATGCTCTGAAGAATTGCCAAATGACGGCTTCATCAATACAAAAAGACATTTGTAATTGTTTTGCAGAAGAAGTGTTAAAGATGATATTTGAAGAGCGTGGTGATGAT GAGCGATATATTGGTGTAGTTCATGTTACGGAAACAACCGCTTTATCTCTTAAATCTGCAATTGATGAATTATTTGCTCACCGCAATTTGAGTTTGGGTAGGGTTAGAGGCCAAGGATATGACGATGCAAGCAACATGTCCGGTGAGTTTAATGGTTTgaaaactttgattttgaaagaaaattcttCGGCATATTATGTTCATTGTTTTGCCCACCAACTTCAACTTGTTGTTGTGGCCCTTGCAAACAAGCATCTTGAAATTTGCAGATTTTTTAAGGAAATAACAGATTTAATAAATGTTGTTGGTGCATCGTGCAAACAAATAGATTTGCTAAGAGAAAGTCAAAGAGAGCTTTTGGCATTGAATCCGGAAGTTGTAATCGAAAGTGGAAATAATCAAGAAATGGCACTTACAAGACCCGGAGATACACGTTGGAGCTCTCACGAAAAAACACTTCTTCGTTTGCTTACCTTATATCCTTGTGTTATTGAAGTGCTTGAATATATAGAAACTTCGGCATAG
- the LOC110900109 gene encoding uncharacterized protein LOC110900109, with protein sequence MHGESLLDHSTSSINSHINDNRENNDTDLDADNDHSNSNEPDSNLNEMLHDIETNISDDEQENLQHLFEEAEKPLYAGCKKFNKLDAVLKLFNLKSKNGWSDKSFTNLLVLLHDMLPEGNELPISTYQAKKLTCPMGLEVERIHACPNDCMLYRKEFEDLHECLICHASRYKRKKESDEDEYDNDVTKNGPPAKMLWYLPIIPRLKRLFSNEKEAKLLRWHSDERVTDGKQRHVADSPQWTNIDDMYPEFGKEIRNIRFGLSSDGINPFGNRSSCHSTWPVLLCIYNLPPWLCMKRKYIMMSLLIQGPTQPGNDIDVYLSPLIDDLKTLWSSGVDVYDAYMKERFQLRAMIFCTISDFPAYGNLSGYSTKGKKACPVCEEDTSSIWLKNCKKTVYMGHRRFLPAGHIFRKKTTEFNGSTELGSVRKRFDAFSRVEKLTTVLGKRTRVNKRAIDKKAGKRAIIRKADKRAIIRKADKRAIDTKAIWKKKSIFWDLPYWKHLDVRHCLDVMHIEKNVCDSLLGLLLDIHGKTKDGLNVRRDMEKMGIRKELAPVERDNRLYLPPACYTMSKAEKEKFCKCLHDIKVPSTYSANIKRLVSMKDRKLLGMKSHDCHVLMTHMIPIAIRGLLPDNIRHTITKLCLFFNNINSKVIDSETLDEWQKDIIITLCELEMYFPPSFFDIMVHLICHIVQEIKACGPVFLRYMYPFERYMGFLKGYVRNPNRPEGSIVEGYTCEEVTEFCQGYLEGAESVGVPKSRHSGRLDGKGVVGMKTYKPNHDNLQLAHLVVLKHMTCLSPYVDEHLNTLRSTYPGKEQMWYVTKHNKEFSRWMKSKVMGADIDKTVKRLAQGPNFTVKSYQGYDINGYTFYTQDQDLKSTMQNSGVTIIASVTEFDRVDHNIMRQIANNSYYGVIQEIWELDYYDFIIPVFKCKWVNNRTSVRVDKYGFTLVDLSSNGYASEPFVLARHVTQVFYVNDPSKPTHHIVLQGKRRILGVDNVVDEEEYDHFDDLPPFSVGIEPGNYDNINGTPYLRTDHTDGIYVD encoded by the exons ATGCATGGAGAGTCACTACTTGATCATAGCACGTCGTCGATCAACTCACACATTAATGATAACAGAGAGAACAACGATACAGACCTTGATGCCGATAATGACCATTCAAATTCAAATGAACCCGATAGCAATTTAAATGAAATGTTACATGATATAGAGACTAATATTAGTGATGATGAGCAAGAAAATTTACAACACCTATTTGAAGAAGCAGAAAAACCATTATATGCCGGTTGTAAAAAATTTAATAAGCTTGATGCTGTGTTGAAGTTGTTTAACTTAAAGTCGAAAAACGGATGGAGTGATAAAAGTTTCACAAATCTATTAGTGCTTTTGCATGACATGCTTCCGGAAGGCAATGAGTTACCAATTTCGACATACCAAGCGAAAAAATTGACGTGTCCAATGGGATTGGAAGTTGAAAGAATACATGCTTGTCCAAATGATTGTATGTTGTATAGAAAGGAGTTTGAGGATCTACATGAATGTCTTATCTGCCATGCATCCAGGTATAAACGTAAAAAAGAATCAGATGAAGATGAATATGACAATGATGTGACAAAAAATGGACCACCGGCTAAAATGTTGTGGTATCTCCCCATTATACCGAGACTCAAAAGATTATTTTCAAACGAAAAAGAAGCAAAATTATTACGTTGGCATTCAGATGAGCGTGTAACTGATGGAAAACAAAGACATGTGGCAGATTCCCCACAGTGGACGAACATTGATGACATGTATCCAGAATTTGGAAAAGAGATTAGAAATATACGGTTTGGGCTTAGTTCAGACGGGATCAATCCTTTTGGGAACAGGAGCAGTTGCCATAGTACGTGGCCGGTTCTTTTATGCATCTACAATCTTCCACCATGGTTATGCATGAAACGAAAGTACATTATGATGTCATTGTTAATTCAGGGTCCAACACAACCCGGCAATGATATTGATGTTTATTTGTCTCCTTTGATTGATGACTTAAAAACTCTATGGAGTTCAGGTGTCGATGTGTATGATGCTTATATGAAAGAACGCTTTCAGTTGCGGGCCATGATTTTTTGCACTATAAGTGATTTTCCAGCATACGGTAATTTGTCAGGATACAGTACAAAGGGTAAGAAAGCTTGCCCTGTTTGTGAAGAGGACACGAGTTCCATATGGTTAAAAAATTGCAAAAAAACGGTATACATGGGACATCGAAGATTCCTTCCGGCTGGTCACATTTTTCGGAAAAAAACGACTGAGTTTAACGGAAGCACCGAGCTCGGATCGGTGAGGAAACGATTTGATGCATTTTCACGAGTCGAAAAATTAACTACTGTGTTGGGAAAAAGAACTCGTGTTAACAAAAGAGCCATTGATAAAAAAGCCGGTAAAAGAGCCATTATCAGAAAAGCCGATAAAAGAGCCATTATCAGAAAAGCCGATAAAAGAGCAATTGATACAAAAGCGATCTGGAAAAAAAAGTCAATTTTTTGGGATTTACCTTACTGGAAGCATTTAGATGTTAGACATTGTCTAGATGTTATGCATATTGAAAAAAATGTATGTGATAGTTTGTTGGGCTTATTGTTAGACATTCATGGAAAAACTAAAGATGGGCTTAATGTTCGTAGAGACATGGAGAAAATGGGAATACGTAAAGAGCTTGCCCCTGTTGAAAGAGACAACCGTTTATATCTGCCACCTGCTTGTTATACTATGTCAAAGGCAGAAAAAGAAAAGTTTTGTAAATGTTTACATGATATCAAGGTTCCATCAACTTATTCGGCAAACATTAAAAGGTTGGTGTCGATGAAAGACCGTAAATTGCTTGGAATGAAGTCTCATGATTGTCATGTTTTGATGACACATATGATTCCCATCGCTATTCGTGGACTGTTACCAGATAACATCCGACATACAATCACaaagctttgtttgttttttaacaacATCAACTCAAAGGTTATTGATTCAGAAACTTTGGATGAATGGCAAAAGGACATTATCATTACCCTTTGTGAACTAGAGATGTACTTTCCACCGTCATTTTTTGATATAATGGTTCACCTAATATGTCATATCGTACAAGAGATTAAGGCTTGTGGTCCTGTATTCTTACGGTACATGTACCCTTTTGAAAGATATATGGGTTTCTTAAAAGGTTATGTAAGAAACCCAAATCGACCTGAGGGTAGTATTGTCGAAGGATATACTTGTGAAGAGGTGACTGAGTTCTGCCAAG gCTATTTGGAAGGTGCCGAAAGTGTTGGTGTCCCCAAAAGTCGTCATTCGGGTCGACTTGATGGTAAAGGAGTAGTTGGTATGAAAACATACAAGCCAAATCATGATAATTTACAACTAGCACATTTAGTGGTCCTAAAACACATGACGTGTCTTTCTCCATATGTTGATGAACACTTGAACACATTACGGTCTACATACCCGGGTAAGGAACAAATGTGGTATGTAACGAAGCATAACAAAGAGTTTTCGAGGTGGATGAAAAGTAAGGTAATGGGAGCTGATATTGATAAAACGGTGAAAAGGTTAGCACAGGGCCCAAACTTTACAGTTAAATCTTACCAAGGGTATGACATTAACGGTTATACGTTCTACACCCAAGATCAAGATCTAAAAAGTACAATGCAGAATAGTGGAGTTACAATAATAGCATCAGTCACCGAATTCGATAGAGTGGATCATAATATAATGAGACAAATCGCCAACAATTCTTATTACGGTGTAATACAAGAAATTTGGGAATTGGACTATTATGATTTCATTATTCCTGTGTTCAAATGTAAGTGGGTGAATAACCGTACAAGTGTTAGAGTTGATAAATATGGTTTTACACTTGTTGACCTTTCAAGTAATGGCTATGCATCTGAGCCATTCGTTCTTGCTAGACATGTTACACAAGTGTTCTATGTCAATGACCCGAGCAAACCAACACACCACATCGTATTACAAGGTAAACGGCGGATTCTTGGGGTTGATAACGTCGTTGACGAGGAAGAATATGACCATTTTGATGATCTGCCACCATTTTCTGTCGGTATCGAACCGGGTAACTACGATAACATTAATGGCACCCCATACTTACGAACTGACCACACCGATGGGATATATGTTGATTGA